In a genomic window of Octopus sinensis unplaced genomic scaffold, ASM634580v1 Contig12863, whole genome shotgun sequence:
- the LOC118761379 gene encoding calcium/calmodulin-dependent protein kinase type 1-like codes for MLQVDPEMRFCAAEVLDHPWVANDTAKDNKLHVAKELNQYFTRTKKPKDGLAVIASTALDKGSKYFRGRGAFTVHPKQDEVF; via the exons ATGCTTCAGGTAGATCCAGAAATGAGGTTCTGCGCTGCCGAGGTTTTGGACCATCCTTGGGTTGCT AATGACACTGCGAAAGATAACAAATTACATGTGGCCAAGGAACTTAACCAATATTTCACACGTACCAAAAAACCAAAAGATGGTTTGGCAGTCATAGCA TCGACTGCTCTCGATAAAGGGTCCAAGTACTTCCGGGGCCGCGGAGCCTTTACTGTGCACCCGAAACAGGACGAAGTCTTTTAA